From a region of the Methanolobus tindarius DSM 2278 genome:
- a CDS encoding alpha/beta fold hydrolase, with protein sequence MYSNPIKHGKEPYKIAVIHGGPGAPGTVTDMAEQLSDRNSVLEPLQTAMSVDGQINELKLMLKKHAKLPVTLIGHSWGAWLAFMFTASYPAYVRKLILVSSGPFEEHYARLIMSTRLERLGETGRQEYLHLSTSMNDPAARNKNIAFTKFGKLISDADSFELESMWEINPVFCHDCYDLNKRVWEEADYLRRSKKLLKMGKDIHCPVVAIHGDYDPHPYQGVKEPLSKTLDDFRFILLENCGHYPWLEKHASSEFYKVLEKELES encoded by the coding sequence ATGTACTCTAACCCGATAAAACATGGCAAAGAACCATACAAAATTGCAGTTATACATGGCGGCCCCGGAGCTCCCGGAACTGTAACTGACATGGCTGAGCAACTTTCAGACAGAAATAGTGTACTGGAACCTTTACAGACTGCTATGAGTGTTGACGGGCAGATTAATGAACTTAAATTGATGTTGAAAAAACATGCAAAATTGCCAGTGACCCTTATAGGACACTCATGGGGAGCATGGCTGGCTTTCATGTTCACTGCAAGTTACCCGGCTTATGTCAGAAAGCTAATTCTTGTGTCCAGCGGGCCATTTGAGGAGCATTATGCCAGACTGATTATGTCCACCAGACTTGAAAGGCTTGGTGAGACTGGAAGACAGGAATACCTGCACCTGAGTACAAGCATGAATGACCCTGCTGCGCGCAATAAAAATATTGCTTTTACAAAATTTGGAAAACTGATTTCTGATGCTGATTCTTTTGAACTGGAATCAATGTGGGAGATTAATCCGGTATTCTGTCATGACTGCTATGATCTGAATAAAAGGGTATGGGAAGAAGCCGATTATCTGAGAAGATCAAAAAAGCTCCTAAAAATGGGAAAAGACATCCACTGTCCGGTAGTTGCCATACACGGAGACTATGACCCGCATCCATACCAAGGTGTAAAGGAACCTCTCTCAAAGACACTGGATGACTTCAGGTTCATCCTGCTTGAAAACTGCGGACACTATCCGTGGCTTGAAAAGCATGCATCCAGTGAGTTCTACAAGGTTCTGGAAAAAGAGCTTGAAAGTTAA
- a CDS encoding ribosome biogenesis/translation initiation ATPase RLI produces the protein MRIAILNKDRCQPRRCSHECEKYCPRVRTGDETIIFGEDGKPIISEEMCVGCGICVHKCPFEAIMIIGLPEALTEPTHRYGPNGFALYGLPIPQIGKVTGILGPNGIGKSTAVQILSGTLVPNFSEDNSNWEKVLEHYAGTALYDYFSDVVDGDIKVSQKPQYVDMIPKAFKGKTSELLDKTDERGKLPELVERLNLSHVMDRKITELSGGELQRVAIAACAAKDADFYFFDEISPYLDIYQRINTAQLIQEISEDKAVLVVEHDLAILDMLADAVHVAYGEPGGYGVITHPKGVRIAINQYLKGFLPEENVRVRPEAIKFEVHPPRVETDINTLVDYDAFSKKYGEGFGLSTDGGSLKEGEVLGIVGPNGIGKSTFVKILAGEVEPDEGKLDLDIKIAYKPQYIKADSPMQVRYFLGGLSSKFNSSYFQTEIAKPLNIERLYERMLTELSGGELQRVAIAACLCQDADMYILDEPSAHLDVEQRSMATKVIKRFAENNSKTAMVVDHDIYMIDMLSERLIVFEGEPAVYGKAHEPSSMQDGMNKFLANLDITFRRDEDTSRPRVNKKDSRLDREQKSKGEYYYHNIADE, from the coding sequence ATGCGAATTGCCATATTGAACAAAGACAGGTGTCAGCCAAGACGTTGCAGTCACGAATGTGAAAAATACTGTCCCCGTGTAAGGACGGGTGACGAGACCATCATCTTTGGGGAAGACGGAAAACCAATAATCTCCGAAGAAATGTGCGTAGGTTGTGGAATATGTGTCCACAAATGTCCTTTTGAAGCTATAATGATAATTGGTCTTCCGGAGGCACTCACCGAACCAACCCACAGGTACGGTCCTAATGGCTTTGCCCTATATGGCCTGCCGATCCCACAAATTGGAAAAGTAACAGGTATCCTTGGTCCTAACGGTATCGGTAAAAGTACCGCAGTACAGATCCTTTCCGGTACTCTGGTCCCTAACTTCTCAGAGGATAACAGTAACTGGGAAAAGGTTCTTGAACACTATGCAGGTACAGCTCTTTACGATTATTTCAGTGATGTAGTCGATGGTGACATAAAAGTCTCACAGAAACCACAGTATGTGGATATGATTCCAAAGGCTTTCAAGGGCAAGACAAGTGAACTCCTTGACAAGACCGATGAGCGCGGCAAACTCCCTGAACTCGTTGAACGTCTCAATCTCTCACATGTAATGGACCGTAAAATCACAGAGCTCAGTGGTGGGGAACTCCAGAGAGTTGCCATTGCAGCCTGTGCAGCTAAAGATGCAGATTTCTACTTCTTTGATGAAATAAGTCCATATCTCGATATTTACCAGCGTATTAACACCGCACAGCTCATTCAGGAGATCTCTGAAGACAAGGCGGTTCTTGTTGTAGAGCACGACCTTGCTATACTTGACATGCTTGCCGATGCAGTACACGTTGCATACGGTGAGCCCGGTGGATATGGTGTCATCACCCATCCAAAAGGTGTGCGTATCGCAATCAACCAGTATCTTAAAGGTTTCCTGCCAGAAGAGAACGTGCGTGTAAGACCTGAAGCAATTAAGTTTGAGGTTCACCCTCCAAGAGTTGAAACTGATATAAACACACTTGTAGACTATGATGCATTCTCCAAGAAATACGGTGAAGGCTTTGGACTTTCAACCGATGGCGGTTCACTGAAAGAAGGAGAAGTTCTGGGAATTGTCGGTCCCAACGGTATCGGTAAGTCCACATTTGTCAAGATACTTGCAGGTGAAGTGGAGCCTGATGAAGGTAAACTTGACCTTGACATCAAGATAGCATACAAGCCTCAGTACATCAAAGCTGACAGTCCTATGCAGGTTCGCTATTTCCTGGGCGGTCTTTCCAGTAAATTCAATAGCAGTTATTTCCAGACTGAGATTGCAAAACCGCTGAACATTGAAAGACTCTATGAACGCATGCTTACAGAGCTCAGTGGCGGAGAACTCCAGAGGGTTGCGATTGCAGCATGTCTCTGTCAGGATGCTGACATGTACATTCTTGACGAACCAAGTGCTCACCTTGACGTTGAGCAGCGTTCAATGGCAACAAAAGTCATTAAGAGGTTCGCCGAGAACAACAGTAAAACTGCAATGGTTGTTGACCACGATATTTACATGATAGACATGCTCAGTGAGCGTCTCATTGTGTTTGAAGGTGAACCGGCAGTCTACGGTAAGGCTCATGAACCATCCAGCATGCAGGATGGTATGAATAAGTTCCTTGCAAATCTGGATATCACATTCAGGCGTGATGAAGATACTTCCCGGCCAAGGGTTAACAAAAAGGACTCAAGGCTTGACAGGGAACAAAAATCCAAGGGCGAATATTACTATCACAACATTGCTGATGAATAA
- a CDS encoding EMC6-like membrane protein, with amino-acid sequence MSKSSKKKSSVAKNEVKPADDAQPAPTPSRPGKTQFKMKTPEEKKQAHKEGIIKTAVAAILGIVAGSIAYMQLGVGDDPTIKWYVIMMFIVGISFYVMKFSFPIFKIKPKEFGFKDWFYVEFIVVDFCLVTWTLLLN; translated from the coding sequence TTGTCAAAATCATCCAAGAAAAAGTCATCAGTGGCTAAAAATGAAGTAAAGCCCGCTGATGATGCGCAACCAGCTCCTACTCCTTCCCGCCCCGGTAAGACACAGTTCAAGATGAAAACACCGGAGGAAAAGAAGCAGGCTCATAAGGAGGGAATCATCAAAACGGCAGTTGCCGCTATTTTAGGTATAGTAGCAGGTTCAATTGCCTATATGCAGCTTGGTGTCGGTGATGACCCCACCATTAAATGGTATGTAATAATGATGTTCATAGTCGGTATTTCCTTCTATGTCATGAAATTCTCATTCCCGATATTCAAGATAAAGCCCAAAGAGTTTGGTTTTAAGGACTGGTTCTACGTAGAGTTCATAGTTGTTGACTTCTGTCTTGTAACATGGACATTGCTTCTGAATTGA
- a CDS encoding MBL fold metallo-hydrolase translates to MQKLKELVDLGVMVFREKNSRGSFKPHLSIKFRSTEGKLVTFSIDTTRTPAKYQQPDAYLITHAHSDHNGKSAMLSDRAVCSEKTALALEIRHDRKYAGRTFKVGETIEVSGVKVHTFPNFHTVGSVAFMWENEVGTRILVTGDVKDASMLPECDLLITEANYGDPGDTTCFFDDDLEGFENAFRDNTSIAFGAYAFGKAQRAVELLRGFGYEGVIEMDDQSLSLTKTLLEDAGELEYLGNCCGDSISIVPPWDLDKLPANISKFVMTGRSDYRYPAIQISDHLDARGLEDMVKNIDPEFTVVYHPNGHRPGRFAKHLDSIGFNALSIDKIENVLSNEFV, encoded by the coding sequence ATGCAGAAATTGAAAGAACTGGTTGATCTTGGTGTAATGGTTTTCAGGGAGAAGAATTCCCGTGGTTCGTTTAAACCTCATCTTTCTATTAAGTTCAGGTCAACCGAAGGAAAACTTGTAACTTTTTCTATTGATACAACCCGAACTCCTGCCAAATACCAGCAACCTGATGCTTATCTCATCACCCACGCACATTCTGATCATAACGGCAAGTCTGCTATGCTTTCTGACCGTGCAGTCTGCTCTGAAAAGACCGCCCTTGCACTTGAGATACGTCATGATCGCAAGTATGCAGGCAGGACATTCAAAGTCGGGGAAACCATTGAGGTCAGTGGTGTAAAAGTTCACACATTCCCTAATTTCCATACTGTTGGCTCTGTGGCATTCATGTGGGAAAACGAAGTGGGAACCCGCATACTTGTCACAGGTGACGTGAAAGATGCTTCCATGCTTCCTGAATGTGACCTTCTTATTACCGAAGCCAACTACGGTGACCCCGGGGACACAACCTGCTTCTTTGATGATGACCTGGAAGGTTTTGAGAACGCTTTCAGGGACAATACTTCAATTGCTTTTGGAGCCTATGCATTCGGCAAAGCGCAAAGAGCTGTGGAACTTCTGAGGGGATTTGGTTATGAAGGTGTCATAGAAATGGATGACCAGTCACTTTCCCTTACAAAAACTCTTCTAGAGGATGCCGGGGAACTGGAATATCTCGGCAATTGCTGCGGTGACAGTATAAGTATAGTACCGCCCTGGGACCTGGACAAACTCCCGGCAAATATCTCCAAATTTGTCATGACAGGGCGCAGTGATTATCGCTATCCTGCAATCCAGATAAGTGATCATCTTGACGCACGCGGGCTTGAAGATATGGTAAAGAACATCGATCCGGAGTTTACGGTTGTCTATCATCCCAACGGCCATCGCCCCGGAAGATTTGCAAAACACCTCGATTCCATCGGTTTTAATGCACTTTCCATTGATAAGATAGAAAATGTACTTAGCAATGAATTTGTATGA
- a CDS encoding thioredoxin family protein has product MYYMSKVELLDFSATWCGPCKMQKPHLEKVEAELAGQIDVKVIDVDQNQSLAAQYGIQAVPTLIILKDGEVAKRFTGLTTSGILLEELKKVL; this is encoded by the coding sequence GTGTATTATATGAGCAAAGTGGAACTTCTAGATTTCAGTGCAACCTGGTGTGGACCTTGTAAGATGCAGAAGCCTCATCTTGAAAAGGTTGAAGCTGAACTTGCAGGTCAGATTGATGTAAAAGTCATTGATGTTGACCAGAACCAGAGTCTTGCAGCACAATATGGTATTCAGGCAGTACCTACACTTATCATTCTCAAAGACGGAGAAGTGGCAAAGCGCTTCACAGGCCTTACTACCTCAGGAATCCTCCTTGAGGAACTTAAAAAGGTGCTTTAA
- a CDS encoding beta/alpha barrel domain-containing protein — protein sequence MIDFFDLYLTEDCPYGDETTEFLEIEGNGRIRIKSREHGVAACMDDLAAFYRKNGLEVVNMVSNGDEFNPNDVIFEAQGDLPTIFKLWRISQTFLSMVCSIASKTRFTVELARKSNPDIMVATSRKTHPGFRKYELKAVKIGGGDHHRNSLSDSILVTQNHLDVMEKQVNLRAMRKVEIEPRTREEALEAAPVADILLLDHYSPEELETFVPELRSLNPHLEIAVGGIELSMVSDYAKHVDFIVTTAPYYAKPLDLTSKIRRM from the coding sequence ATGATAGACTTTTTTGACCTTTACCTTACAGAAGATTGCCCATACGGAGATGAGACTACTGAGTTTCTTGAGATAGAAGGCAATGGCCGGATTCGTATAAAATCAAGGGAACATGGTGTTGCTGCTTGTATGGATGACCTTGCGGCTTTCTACAGGAAAAATGGTCTTGAAGTCGTGAACATGGTTTCAAATGGGGATGAGTTTAATCCGAATGATGTTATTTTTGAAGCTCAGGGAGATCTTCCAACTATCTTTAAGCTCTGGAGAATATCGCAGACATTCCTTTCAATGGTCTGTTCCATTGCATCAAAAACACGCTTTACTGTTGAACTTGCAAGAAAGTCCAATCCTGATATAATGGTGGCAACAAGTCGCAAGACCCATCCGGGATTCAGGAAATATGAGCTCAAGGCAGTAAAGATCGGTGGAGGCGACCATCACCGTAATTCTCTAAGTGATTCCATTCTTGTCACACAGAATCACCTTGATGTAATGGAGAAGCAGGTAAATCTCAGGGCAATGCGTAAGGTTGAGATCGAACCAAGAACCAGGGAAGAAGCTCTGGAAGCTGCTCCGGTGGCAGACATACTTTTACTTGACCATTATAGCCCTGAAGAGCTGGAAACATTTGTACCGGAACTGCGGTCATTGAATCCACATCTTGAGATAGCAGTCGGGGGAATTGAACTTAGCATGGTCTCTGATTATGCAAAACATGTAGACTTCATTGTGACTACAGCTCCATATTATGCAAAGCCTCTTGATCTTACTTCAAAGATAAGAAGGATGTAA
- the acs gene encoding acetate--CoA ligase: protein MSENFDVKLDGKSYLPDPSVKENSWIGDYETAYNEFLKDPEKHWENVAEELEWFEKWDKVREWDHPYAKWFTNAKMNITHNCLDRHVMNGKRNKVAIIWVGDDGKEEILTYRQLYREVMRFANGLKSLGVEKGDRVCIYMPFVPEQIIAMLACARIGAVHSVVFGGFGANALHSRIKDAQAKIVITADASLRRGKRIDLKTLVDEAVVNASSVEKIVVLRRMTPQMELFSEIEVDFYEIMEDVEKECEPEVMDSEDPLFILYTSGTTGPAKGIVHACGGYMVGTYYTTKNMFDLQESDVMWCTADPGWITGHSYIVYGPLAMGATILISETTPDYPDPGVWWSMIEEFDVTIFYTAPTAIRMFMRMGEEWPEKYNLSSLRILGSVGEPLNPEAFEWYYRVIGKEKCPILDTWWQTETGMHMLTTAIGEPMKPGFAGRPVPGIVADVVDENGEPVPAGTGGFLVIKEPWPSMMRTVYNNDERYRQYWSTVGNYYAAGDLAVKDEDGYIMILGRSDDVLIVAGHNIGSAEVESALVSHEAVAEAAVIGKPDPLKGDSIKAFIILRMGYTASDKLKLELVYHVRMNLGPIAIPSEIEFVESLPKTRSGKIMRRLLKAQELGQDPGDISTLED from the coding sequence ATGTCTGAAAATTTTGATGTCAAATTGGATGGGAAAAGCTATCTTCCTGATCCTTCCGTAAAAGAAAATTCATGGATAGGCGATTATGAAACTGCTTACAATGAATTCCTTAAAGATCCTGAAAAACACTGGGAAAACGTTGCTGAAGAACTGGAATGGTTTGAGAAGTGGGATAAGGTCAGAGAATGGGACCACCCATATGCAAAATGGTTTACCAATGCTAAAATGAATATCACTCACAACTGTCTTGACAGGCATGTGATGAACGGTAAAAGGAACAAGGTAGCTATCATCTGGGTAGGTGATGATGGCAAGGAAGAGATTCTCACATATCGCCAGCTTTACCGTGAGGTTATGAGATTTGCAAACGGTCTCAAGTCCCTTGGAGTAGAGAAGGGTGACAGAGTTTGTATCTACATGCCGTTTGTCCCGGAGCAGATTATTGCAATGCTCGCATGTGCACGTATCGGTGCCGTACACAGTGTTGTATTTGGCGGATTCGGTGCAAATGCGCTTCACTCCAGAATCAAGGATGCACAGGCAAAGATTGTCATTACTGCTGATGCAAGTCTCAGGCGTGGAAAGAGGATTGACCTCAAGACTCTTGTAGATGAGGCTGTTGTTAATGCTTCCAGTGTAGAGAAGATTGTTGTTCTAAGGAGAATGACACCTCAGATGGAACTTTTCTCTGAGATTGAGGTCGATTTCTATGAAATAATGGAAGATGTGGAAAAGGAATGTGAGCCTGAGGTAATGGATTCCGAGGATCCGCTGTTCATCCTGTACACCAGTGGTACAACAGGTCCTGCAAAGGGAATCGTTCACGCATGCGGCGGTTACATGGTTGGTACATATTATACTACAAAGAACATGTTCGACCTCCAGGAGAGCGATGTCATGTGGTGTACGGCAGACCCGGGATGGATCACAGGCCACAGTTACATTGTATATGGTCCACTTGCCATGGGAGCAACTATCCTGATATCCGAAACAACTCCTGATTATCCAGACCCTGGTGTCTGGTGGAGCATGATAGAGGAGTTTGATGTCACTATCTTCTACACAGCACCGACTGCTATCAGAATGTTTATGAGAATGGGTGAGGAGTGGCCTGAAAAGTACAACCTCAGTTCACTGAGAATACTGGGTTCTGTAGGTGAACCACTCAACCCGGAGGCGTTTGAGTGGTACTATCGTGTAATCGGTAAGGAAAAGTGTCCGATACTTGATACGTGGTGGCAGACTGAGACCGGAATGCACATGCTTACAACCGCTATTGGTGAGCCGATGAAACCTGGCTTTGCAGGCCGTCCGGTTCCGGGTATAGTTGCAGATGTCGTTGATGAAAATGGAGAACCGGTTCCAGCCGGAACAGGTGGTTTCCTTGTTATTAAGGAACCCTGGCCTTCCATGATGAGAACGGTTTACAACAACGATGAGAGGTATCGCCAGTACTGGAGCACTGTTGGGAACTACTACGCAGCAGGCGACCTTGCTGTAAAGGATGAGGACGGCTACATCATGATCCTCGGTCGTTCAGATGATGTCCTGATCGTTGCCGGTCACAACATCGGTAGTGCAGAAGTTGAAAGTGCCCTCGTTTCCCATGAAGCTGTTGCAGAAGCAGCAGTTATCGGAAAACCAGACCCACTCAAGGGAGATTCTATCAAGGCTTTCATTATTCTACGTATGGGCTACACAGCCAGCGATAAACTCAAACTGGAACTTGTCTACCACGTCAGGATGAACCTCGGTCCGATAGCAATTCCATCAGAGATCGAGTTCGTGGAATCCCTGCCAAAGACCCGAAGCGGAAAAATAATGAGACGTCTCCTCAAGGCTCAGGAACTTGGCCAGGACCCCGGAGACATTTCTACACTGGAGGACTAA
- a CDS encoding nascent polypeptide-associated complex protein: MFPGIGGRGMNPAKVKQMMKQMGINITEIDDVEQVIIRTPEKDIVFNDANVSIMNAQGVDTYQVVGTPEEVARELQIPDDDVRMVAEQAGVSQEQALEALKTANGDLAEAILALSS, from the coding sequence ATGTTTCCGGGAATAGGTGGCAGGGGAATGAACCCTGCAAAAGTTAAGCAGATGATGAAACAGATGGGTATAAACATCACTGAGATCGATGATGTTGAGCAGGTTATTATCAGGACTCCTGAAAAGGATATTGTTTTTAACGATGCAAATGTCTCCATCATGAATGCTCAGGGTGTAGATACTTACCAGGTAGTCGGTACTCCGGAAGAAGTCGCCAGGGAATTGCAAATTCCTGATGATGATGTGAGAATGGTTGCTGAGCAGGCGGGCGTTTCGCAGGAACAGGCTCTTGAAGCTTTGAAGACTGCAAACGGTGATCTGGCAGAAGCAATTCTGGCACTTTCATCATAA
- a CDS encoding HesB/IscA family protein: MVEITDNAAVELKALLEEQGKEGLALRVFVAGMSCCGVQYGMSLEDDISEEHDLVVEDKGLKIVMNKDDADGLSEAKIDYVDGPSGKGFIIDNQNGGGCNTSSCGGGCC, encoded by the coding sequence ATGGTAGAAATAACTGACAATGCAGCAGTCGAATTAAAAGCACTGCTTGAAGAACAGGGTAAAGAAGGTCTCGCTCTTAGAGTATTTGTTGCAGGCATGAGCTGCTGCGGTGTGCAGTATGGAATGTCACTTGAGGACGATATCAGCGAAGAACATGACCTTGTAGTTGAGGACAAAGGACTTAAGATCGTCATGAACAAGGACGATGCAGATGGTCTTTCAGAAGCAAAGATCGATTATGTAGATGGTCCTTCCGGTAAGGGCTTTATCATCGACAACCAGAATGGTGGCGGCTGTAACACTTCATCCTGTGGCGGCGGTTGCTGCTAA
- a CDS encoding RAD55 family ATPase, producing the protein MDYSFDGTGGFRIPTGIAGLDVQLGGGVPPGTTILILAEPGANSEMFAQQFVYGGLLNNEDVFYFTSEHPAQEIVHEMEDMKWDVEKFVEDGHLQFVDAYLPRFYGVLPKEFTSELSAKEFLKKGIDSMTLLKTAAKQPREQKYRGVVDSISYFLRAYDLNNVVEVIEMISSIGKATGAIHLILMTSGMHDSITENTLRHICDGVIEFRIKERGSEIERTIMIRKMRGMLVPNRTISYMVTNKGIELETTTRVL; encoded by the coding sequence ATGGATTACAGTTTTGATGGTACAGGTGGATTCAGAATCCCTACAGGTATAGCCGGACTTGACGTACAGCTTGGAGGAGGAGTTCCTCCGGGAACAACTATTCTCATTCTTGCAGAGCCCGGGGCAAATTCCGAAATGTTTGCCCAGCAGTTTGTTTATGGTGGTCTTCTGAACAATGAAGATGTTTTCTATTTTACTTCAGAGCACCCTGCCCAGGAAATAGTCCATGAGATGGAGGACATGAAATGGGATGTAGAGAAATTTGTAGAGGATGGCCATTTGCAATTTGTGGATGCATATCTTCCTAGATTCTACGGTGTTCTTCCAAAAGAGTTCACAAGTGAACTGTCTGCAAAGGAATTCCTTAAAAAGGGAATAGATTCCATGACTCTTCTTAAAACAGCCGCCAAACAGCCAAGAGAACAGAAATACCGCGGTGTTGTGGACTCTATATCATATTTCCTGAGAGCTTATGACCTTAACAACGTTGTGGAAGTTATTGAGATGATTTCTTCCATTGGAAAGGCAACCGGGGCCATCCACCTTATTTTGATGACAAGCGGGATGCATGACTCTATTACAGAGAATACTCTGCGTCACATCTGTGACGGTGTTATTGAGTTCAGGATAAAGGAACGTGGTAGTGAAATTGAAAGGACTATCATGATTAGGAAAATGCGTGGGATGCTGGTTCCTAACAGGACAATTTCCTATATGGTAACAAATAAGGGGATTGAACTTGAAACAACTACCCGTGTCCTATGA
- the hisI gene encoding phosphoribosyl-AMP cyclohydrolase, whose translation MINLDDLKFDNGLIQAIAQDSNTKEVLMCAFMNREALEKTIETGIAHYWSRSRQSLWKKGESSGHTQKIIEIRIDCDMDAILMLVEQVGGACHTGFRSCFYRTIDGKEIGEKVFEPEDVY comes from the coding sequence ATGATAAATCTCGATGATCTGAAATTTGACAATGGTCTCATCCAGGCCATCGCACAGGACAGTAATACTAAAGAAGTACTTATGTGCGCCTTTATGAACAGGGAAGCACTTGAGAAAACAATCGAGACTGGCATTGCCCATTACTGGAGCCGCAGCAGGCAAAGTCTCTGGAAAAAGGGAGAAAGCTCAGGTCACACTCAGAAAATCATAGAGATACGCATAGATTGCGACATGGATGCCATACTTATGCTTGTTGAGCAGGTAGGAGGAGCATGTCACACCGGATTCAGGTCATGCTTTTACAGGACTATTGATGGAAAAGAAATTGGGGAGAAAGTTTTCGAACCGGAAGACGTTTACTGA
- a CDS encoding PINc/VapC family ATPase — protein sequence MEKCSQNRQIIVPDTSAVIDGILTGRIRDEGLLDVDIYVPEAVMAELEAQANRGLEIGYKGLEEVQELQKFAESGDIGLFFTGIRPNSDQVKLAKGGEIDALIRETAVGLNAKFVTGDRVQSLVAKAKGLDVDFVKPPMEEFGPLLVDEFFTPDTMSVHLKHKVSPMAKRGSIGNVQYMKIREEPCTYQELKMISRELLDRARSDQESFTEMSFSGATVLQIRNMRIAISTPPFSDDVEITIVRPIASVSLEEYRLSDVLKERIRSQRGILIAGPPGAGKSTFAAGVAIYLKDKGFVVKTMESPRDLQVPGEITQYAPLDGSLENTADVLLLVRPDYTIYDEVRKTKDFETFADMRLAGVGMLGVVHANRAVDAIQRLIGRVELGVIPQVVDTVIFIDKGEIAKVQILEFTVKVPAGMMEQDLARPVILVSDLETGKSEFEIYTYGEQVVVMPLGGEQQRSPSWKLAEGEVEDYISNYANGPIEVEMVSDNRAFVRVRDKDLPRVIGKGGKTIDEIERSLGIHIDVRKFEDGEERKVRDKKEHHPIIERSRKHVILNVPEAASKDVEVYAGEGFMFSATVGRHGDIKVRADSEIAHDIMYALQEGEVLWVKEI from the coding sequence ATGGAAAAGTGTTCACAGAACAGACAAATAATTGTTCCCGATACCAGTGCAGTCATAGACGGGATCCTTACCGGAAGGATACGTGATGAGGGACTTCTGGATGTAGATATTTATGTACCTGAAGCTGTCATGGCTGAGCTGGAAGCCCAGGCAAACCGTGGACTTGAGATAGGATACAAAGGTCTTGAGGAAGTACAGGAACTCCAGAAATTCGCTGAAAGCGGCGATATAGGATTATTTTTCACAGGCATCCGACCTAATTCGGATCAGGTTAAACTTGCAAAGGGCGGAGAGATAGATGCCCTCATAAGAGAAACAGCAGTTGGTCTTAATGCAAAATTTGTTACAGGAGACAGAGTCCAGTCACTTGTTGCAAAAGCAAAGGGACTCGATGTGGATTTTGTTAAGCCTCCAATGGAGGAATTCGGACCACTTCTTGTTGATGAGTTTTTCACACCTGACACAATGTCTGTCCACCTGAAACACAAAGTCAGCCCTATGGCAAAAAGAGGCTCCATTGGAAATGTGCAGTATATGAAGATAAGGGAGGAACCTTGCACATATCAGGAACTGAAAATGATTTCCAGGGAATTACTTGACAGGGCACGCTCTGACCAGGAATCATTCACTGAAATGTCATTCAGCGGTGCAACGGTACTGCAGATCAGGAACATGAGGATTGCTATTTCAACACCCCCATTTTCAGACGATGTGGAGATTACAATCGTAAGACCTATTGCATCAGTTTCACTGGAAGAGTATCGTCTTAGTGATGTACTCAAAGAAAGGATAAGAAGCCAGAGAGGAATTCTCATAGCAGGACCGCCTGGTGCAGGTAAGTCCACCTTTGCAGCAGGAGTTGCAATCTACCTTAAAGACAAGGGATTTGTGGTTAAGACAATGGAATCCCCTCGTGACCTGCAGGTTCCGGGAGAGATCACCCAATACGCACCTCTTGATGGAAGTCTTGAGAACACCGCAGATGTACTTCTGCTTGTGCGTCCTGATTACACCATATATGATGAGGTGCGCAAGACAAAGGATTTCGAGACTTTTGCCGACATGAGACTTGCAGGTGTAGGCATGCTGGGAGTTGTTCATGCAAACCGCGCAGTAGACGCTATCCAGAGACTTATCGGCAGAGTAGAACTTGGTGTTATTCCCCAGGTTGTTGATACGGTTATTTTTATTGACAAGGGTGAAATTGCAAAAGTACAGATCCTTGAATTCACAGTAAAGGTTCCTGCCGGAATGATGGAACAGGACCTTGCACGTCCTGTAATTCTTGTTTCTGACCTTGAAACCGGAAAGAGTGAGTTTGAAATATACACCTACGGCGAGCAGGTTGTAGTCATGCCTCTTGGGGGCGAACAACAGAGAAGCCCTTCATGGAAACTGGCCGAAGGAGAAGTTGAGGATTATATCAGCAACTATGCAAATGGTCCGATAGAAGTGGAAATGGTCTCTGACAACCGCGCCTTTGTGCGTGTAAGGGACAAAGATCTCCCAAGAGTTATCGGAAAAGGTGGAAAGACCATTGACGAAATTGAAAGGTCATTGGGAATTCATATTGATGTACGCAAGTTTGAGGATGGAGAGGAACGCAAAGTTCGCGATAAAAAGGAACACCACCCGATAATAGAGCGCAGCAGAAAGCATGTGATTTTAAATGTGCCTGAGGCTGCATCAAAGGATGTTGAAGTATACGCAGGTGAAGGATTCATGTTCTCAGCAACTGTAGGCAGGCATGGAGATATTAAAGTGCGGGCGGATTCAGAGATCGCACATGATATTATGTATGCTTTGCAGGAAGGAGAAGTTCTCTGGGTAAAAGAAATATGA